One segment of Onychomys torridus chromosome 3, mOncTor1.1, whole genome shotgun sequence DNA contains the following:
- the Lrrtm1 gene encoding leucine-rich repeat transmembrane neuronal protein 1 encodes MDFLLLGLCLHWLLRRPSGVVLCLLGACFQMLPAAPSGCPGQCRCEGRLLYCEALNLTEAPHNLSGLLGLSLRYNSLSELRAGQFTGLMQLTWLYLDHNHICSVQGDAFQKLRRVKELTLSSNQITQLANTTFRSMPNLRSVDLSYNKLQALAPDLFHGLRKLTTLHMRANAIQFVPVRIFQDCRSLKFLDIGYNQLKSLARNSFAGLFKLTELHLEHNDLIKVNFAHFPRLISLHSLCLRRNKVAIVVSSLDWVWNLEKMDLSGNEIEYMEPHVFETVPYLQSLQLDSNRLTYIEPRILNSWKSLTSITLAGNLWDCGRNVCALASWLSNFQGRYDANLQCASPEYAQGEDVLDAVYAFHLCEDGAEPTSGHLLSAVTNRSDLVPPESSATTLMDGGEGLHDGTFEPITVALPGGEHAENAVQIHKVVTGTMALIFSFLIVVLVLYVSWKCFPASLRQLRQCFVTQRRKQKQKQTMHQMAAMSAQEYYVDYKPNHIEGALVIINEYGSCTCHQQPARECEV; translated from the coding sequence ATGGATTTCCTGCTACTCGGCCTCTGTCTACACTGGCTGCTGAGGAGGCCCTCGGGGGTGGTCTTGTGTCTGCTGGGGGCCTGCTTTCAGATGCTGCCCGCCGCCCCCAGCGGATGCCCGGGGCAGTGTCGGTGCGAGGGGCGGCTGTTGTACTGCGAGGCGCTCAACCTGACCGAGGCGCCCCACAACCTGTCCGGCCTGCTGGGCTTGTCTCTGCGCTACAACAGCCTCTCGGAGCTGCGCGCCGGCCAGTTCACGGGGTTAATGCAGCTCACGTGGCTGTATTTGGATCACAATCACATCTGCTCGGTGCAGGGGGACGCCTTTCAGAAACTGCGCCGAGTTAAGGAACTCACACTGAGTTCCAACCAGATCACCCAACTGGCCAACACCACCTTCCGGTCCATGCCCAACCTGCGCAGCGTGGACCTGTCCTACAATAAGCTGCAGGCTCTGGCTCCGGATCTCTTCCACGGGCTGCGGAAGCTCACCACGCTGCACATGCGGGCCAATGCCATCCAGTTTGTGCCGGTGCGCATCTTCCAGGACTGCCGCAGCCTTAAGTTTCTCGACATTGGATACAATCAGCTCAAGAGTCTGGCGCGCAACTCTTTCGCTGGCTTGTTCAAGCTTACAGAGCTGCACCTGGAGCATAACGACTTGATCAAGGTGAACTTCGCCCATTTCCCGCGCCTCATCTCTCTTCACTCGCTTTGCCTGCGGCGGAATAAGGTGGCTATTGTGGTCAGCTCTCTGGACTGGGTTTGGAATTTGGAGAAAATGGACTTGTCTGGGAACGAGATCGAATACATGGAGCCCCACGTGTTCGAGACCGTGCCGTACCTGCAGTCCCTGCAGCTGGACTCTAACCGCCTCACCTATATAGAGCCCCGTATCCTCAACTCCTGGAAGTCCCTTACGAGCATTACCCTGGCCGGAAACCTGTGGGACTGCGGGCGCAATGTATGTGCGCTGGCCTCCTGGCTCAGCAACTTCCAGGGGCGCTATGATGCTAACTTGCAGTGCGCCAGCCCGGAGTACGCACAGGGCGAGGACGTCCTGGATGCTGTGTATGCTTTCCACCTGTGTGAGGATGGGGCCGAGCCCACCAGCGGCCACCTCCTGTCTGCTGTCACTAACCGCAGTGACCTAGTGCCCCCTGAGAGCTCAGCCACCACGCTGATGGACGGCGGGGAGGGACTGCACGATGGCACTTTTGAGCCCATCACCGTGGCTCTCCCTGGCGGCGAGCACGCTGAGAACGCTGTGCAGATCCACAAGGTGGTCACGGGCACGATGgctctcattttctccttcctaatCGTGGTCCTGGTACTCTATGTATCCTGGAAGTGTTTCCCAGCCAGCCTCAGGCAGCTCAGACAGTGCTTTGTCACGCAGcgcaggaagcagaagcagaaacagacCATGCATCAGATGGCTGCTATGTCTGCCCAGGAATACTACGTTGATTACAAACCCAACCACATCGAAGGGGCCCTGGTGATCATCAACGAGTATGGCTCATGTACCTGTCACCAGCAGCCCGCGAGAGAATGCGAGGTGTGA